One genomic segment of Bradyrhizobium prioriisuperbiae includes these proteins:
- a CDS encoding gene transfer agent family protein has protein sequence MSANGTRVIEWAHGEDTFCLAKVGLILDLEDKCKAGIAVIMARIEAGAWGLSDIRETIRLGLIGGGMSPAKAAEAVKNHVDQNPLAHSVLVAYSVLQAVMIGVPDDPVGKEMPAEAQKPGSSTMTGASDALN, from the coding sequence ATGAGCGCAAACGGAACTCGAGTAATAGAGTGGGCTCATGGCGAGGACACTTTCTGCCTCGCAAAGGTAGGTCTGATCCTGGACCTTGAGGACAAGTGCAAGGCTGGTATCGCCGTCATCATGGCGCGGATCGAGGCCGGGGCATGGGGACTTAGCGATATCCGGGAGACAATTCGCCTCGGCTTGATCGGTGGCGGTATGTCCCCGGCCAAAGCTGCTGAGGCGGTCAAGAACCATGTCGACCAAAATCCATTGGCTCATAGCGTTTTGGTTGCCTATAGCGTACTGCAGGCCGTCATGATCGGTGTTCCGGACGATCCTGTGGGAAAAGAGATGCCGGCGGAGGCGCAAAAGCCCGGCTCTTCCACGATGACGGGCGCCTCCGACGCTCTGAACTAA
- a CDS encoding HK97 gp10 family phage protein: MAGGPDDDVQSWFDELPYKLKREIATKIKEQADYLKSEIQDAAPRGDTGNLAKSVVVRRKRNELDFEVTAGGDLTTKFYNRSTGYKREVVIGSGDTEGIEKQKDGSGVSYDYAMAQEYGTRDEPAQPFFYSTARRLMPEIQSNIEDAVEEVISKA, encoded by the coding sequence ATGGCGGGCGGCCCTGACGATGACGTTCAGAGTTGGTTTGATGAACTTCCTTATAAGCTTAAGCGAGAGATCGCGACCAAGATTAAAGAGCAGGCAGATTATCTCAAGAGTGAGATACAAGATGCCGCTCCGCGCGGTGATACTGGAAATCTCGCAAAGTCGGTCGTTGTCAGGCGCAAGCGCAATGAGCTTGATTTTGAGGTAACTGCCGGCGGCGATTTGACGACAAAGTTTTACAATCGAAGCACGGGCTACAAGCGTGAAGTCGTCATAGGTAGCGGCGACACCGAAGGTATAGAGAAGCAAAAGGACGGCTCTGGCGTAAGCTACGATTACGCTATGGCCCAAGAATATGGAACTCGAGACGAGCCTGCGCAGCCGTTCTTTTATTCGACGGCTCGTCGGCTTATGCCAGAGATCCAAAGCAATATTGAAGATGCTGTTGAAGAAGTAATTTCAAAGGCGTGA
- a CDS encoding DUF2793 domain-containing protein, producing the protein MFDSVLTRSISDQPSGPEVGDRLLVPPAATGVDWSGKDGRIAIYLESGWHFAIYPIGRLIFIEDEGAFYHRDQNGSWIAGVGTIALVASSIPITSIIGAKASTLLKVENQTINAPPSSPVVPTAYIIGPSPTGSWSGQSGKLAICLVTGSFTIINPDEGDEVYDKSLKADIKFNGSVWLSAAGSWVAISGPVLTTGSTGFAGGGGTSLYSDTVPPVNTATATPDPATITHTAKRAGALLRISYRARVTWASGNTGTSSYTSNIPAVLAVFRDSVTNAIAWCTVNNITFVDPGTFAATFNDLPFVNEEFLVTAPDTAAHVYKIVLLAGINDFTGASNDQYHYASALSRRQFMIEESA; encoded by the coding sequence ATGTTCGATTCTGTTCTCACGAGATCCATATCAGATCAGCCATCAGGCCCCGAGGTTGGCGACAGGCTCTTGGTGCCACCGGCCGCAACTGGAGTGGATTGGTCTGGGAAGGACGGGCGAATTGCCATCTATCTGGAGTCGGGATGGCATTTTGCCATCTATCCGATCGGGCGCCTCATCTTCATTGAGGACGAGGGCGCGTTTTATCACCGCGACCAAAATGGGTCTTGGATAGCTGGTGTCGGAACGATTGCTCTCGTCGCTTCCAGCATTCCGATCACGTCGATTATCGGCGCGAAGGCTTCGACGCTTCTCAAGGTAGAAAACCAGACAATCAATGCGCCGCCTTCTTCGCCCGTTGTGCCGACGGCTTACATTATAGGGCCGTCACCGACCGGTTCGTGGTCTGGCCAATCCGGCAAGCTGGCAATTTGCCTCGTGACCGGATCATTCACGATCATCAATCCCGATGAAGGGGACGAGGTTTACGATAAGTCACTCAAGGCCGATATAAAATTCAACGGATCTGTTTGGCTGTCGGCAGCCGGCTCGTGGGTTGCGATCAGTGGTCCTGTACTTACGACGGGGTCGACTGGGTTTGCTGGGGGCGGCGGCACGAGTCTGTACTCTGACACGGTGCCCCCTGTTAACACCGCTACCGCAACTCCCGATCCCGCAACCATCACTCATACGGCCAAGCGCGCCGGCGCGCTTCTTCGCATCTCTTACCGCGCTCGGGTCACATGGGCGTCCGGCAACACAGGGACAAGTTCCTATACGTCCAATATTCCGGCAGTGCTGGCCGTTTTCCGAGACTCTGTAACCAACGCAATTGCTTGGTGCACGGTCAACAACATTACATTCGTCGATCCAGGAACGTTCGCAGCAACATTCAACGACTTGCCCTTCGTGAATGAAGAGTTCTTGGTAACAGCGCCTGACACGGCGGCGCACGTTTACAAGATTGTTCTATTGGCCGGCATCAACGATTTTACCGGCGCGAGCAATGATCAGTATCACTACGCAAGCGCTCTCTCTCGTCGTCAATTCATGATCGAGGAATCCGCTTAA
- a CDS encoding class I SAM-dependent methyltransferase, with translation MKMTAGKIHASQIDDYVAECDARFGGIQTPEWLAFVSDFELVCDTKVDLTLDPFSDDYFQQQLALHGELTGRDFNQELNELVPINISANAAGQNPYNSTNIALISHHAATLAIALRLAAPPSGAKILDLGVGTGMSSELMAYCGATVTAVDISPSFIDLIRTRADKSGLPITAKLSSFDAYDDVPETYDMAMFFASLHHGTRPWDILRKIARLVKPGGKIVLAAEPIQKLWWPYWGLRLDAESVYVARKYGWFESGWSELFLRKMFHDIGFKLDVSYIDPNLIEGAAIAVGYKSNDIPPVFSIDLPVIPRRSKLQFGASAKGLQYLTHGWSAASDIWGTWSSGSNSGFLLALPPGDAWTFNVEVHPMVGPDHPKQDVEIVANGVPIKSVSIAGNNRSFTMQETSIFQFDFTRQQISLRHSCRTVEMIFRYPDATKAQNIGRGSDPRLLAIGLVSLEIV, from the coding sequence ATGAAAATGACCGCAGGCAAGATCCACGCATCTCAAATCGACGACTATGTAGCCGAGTGCGACGCTAGATTTGGCGGTATCCAGACCCCCGAATGGCTCGCCTTTGTCAGTGACTTCGAACTGGTCTGCGACACTAAGGTAGACCTGACCCTCGACCCTTTCTCGGATGACTATTTCCAGCAGCAGCTGGCGCTGCATGGCGAATTAACCGGCAGAGACTTCAACCAAGAGCTCAACGAGCTCGTGCCAATCAACATCAGTGCTAATGCGGCGGGCCAGAACCCCTACAACTCCACGAATATCGCATTGATCAGCCATCATGCCGCCACGCTCGCCATCGCATTGCGGCTTGCTGCGCCGCCAAGCGGCGCGAAGATTCTCGATCTCGGCGTCGGAACAGGAATGTCATCAGAACTTATGGCCTATTGCGGTGCTACCGTCACCGCTGTCGACATCAGCCCGAGCTTTATCGATTTGATCCGAACGCGTGCCGATAAAAGCGGACTTCCCATCACCGCCAAGTTGTCCAGTTTCGATGCGTATGACGATGTTCCAGAGACATACGATATGGCGATGTTCTTTGCGTCGCTCCATCACGGAACGCGGCCCTGGGACATCCTGCGGAAGATCGCGCGTCTAGTAAAACCCGGCGGCAAGATTGTGCTAGCGGCCGAACCGATTCAGAAACTATGGTGGCCATACTGGGGTCTGCGGCTTGATGCCGAGTCTGTCTATGTCGCGCGCAAATACGGATGGTTCGAAAGTGGATGGAGCGAACTGTTCCTGCGCAAGATGTTTCACGATATCGGGTTCAAGCTTGACGTGTCCTATATCGATCCGAATTTGATCGAGGGCGCGGCCATCGCGGTCGGATATAAATCGAACGATATTCCGCCGGTCTTTTCGATCGATCTCCCCGTGATACCGAGGAGATCAAAACTGCAATTCGGTGCGTCCGCCAAAGGTCTACAGTATCTCACTCACGGCTGGTCGGCGGCTTCCGACATATGGGGGACATGGTCGAGCGGATCGAATTCTGGATTTCTGCTCGCGCTGCCTCCTGGTGACGCGTGGACTTTTAACGTTGAAGTCCATCCGATGGTCGGTCCAGACCACCCGAAGCAAGATGTCGAGATCGTGGCAAACGGCGTGCCGATAAAATCGGTCTCCATTGCCGGCAATAATCGCTCCTTCACGATGCAGGAAACGTCGATCTTCCAATTCGATTTCACCCGGCAGCAGATATCGCTGCGGCACAGCTGCCGCACGGTAGAGATGATCTTTCGCTACCCTGATGCTACCAAAGCTCAAAACATCGGACGCGGTTCAGATCCCCGATTGCTCGCTATCGGATTAGTGTCCCTGGAAATAGTCTAA
- a CDS encoding DUF6950 family protein gives MCEVRSRLEAAILVAMIDAMAHEMKWGRDDCALWVGNIIREACGYDPAADFRGRYKTKIGAKRKMGKGGLAAIGRSCARKHKWRRINEGAEQVGDVGLTDIGGVLVTVICRAAGWYVGRNESGWTAIKASSVRIAWSVI, from the coding sequence ATGTGCGAGGTCCGGTCCAGGCTTGAGGCTGCAATCTTGGTCGCCATGATCGACGCGATGGCTCATGAGATGAAGTGGGGCCGTGACGACTGTGCGCTTTGGGTCGGAAATATCATCCGAGAAGCATGCGGGTATGATCCCGCCGCCGACTTCCGTGGGCGATACAAAACGAAGATAGGCGCAAAGCGCAAGATGGGTAAAGGCGGCCTCGCTGCGATAGGTCGAAGTTGCGCACGAAAACACAAGTGGCGCCGCATCAACGAAGGCGCAGAGCAAGTTGGAGATGTGGGACTCACCGATATCGGAGGCGTCCTTGTGACGGTGATTTGCCGAGCGGCTGGCTGGTATGTCGGGCGGAACGAATCCGGATGGACTGCCATTAAGGCGTCCTCGGTCAGGATCGCCTGGTCCGTAATCTAA